A window from Corynebacterium accolens encodes these proteins:
- a CDS encoding branched-chain amino acid transporter permease codes for MPDGVSLGAIAAVLIPVGIVTVLLRELPFSAKKWMKDSEFFSLLGLMMPVGVMTILVVYAVAGQADGTGGLWPXLLGXLVTVGLHKWKRDSGLSIFGGTAFYMILVNLVL; via the coding sequence ATGCCGGACGGAGTCAGTTTAGGGGCGATTGCTGCAGTGCTCATCCCTGTAGGCATCGTGACCGTCTTATTGCGGGAGCTTCCCTTCTCCGCGAAGAAGTGGATGAAGGATAGCGAGTTCTTTTCGCTGCTGGGCTTGATGATGCCCGTAGGCGTCATGACCATCTTGGTGGTCTATGCCGTTGCCGGACAGGCGGATGGCACCGGCGGGCTGTGGCCGGKGCTCTTGGGCGKGCTAGTTACCGTCGGACTACACAAGTGGAAGCGCGATTCCGGRTTATCCATATTCGGCGGTACCGCGTTCTACATGATCCTGGTGAACCTGGTGCTGTAG
- a CDS encoding AzlC family ABC transporter permease, protein MREEIHKGIKDTWAVALGLIPLGLAFGLLMVQSGFSWWWTPIFSIVIYAGSMEFLAISMVTGGVSALSSLLTGXMVNFRHIFYGLTFPRKRINSPVGKAYSTYALTDETYAIVSALPREERPTGTRILSIQIFCQILWVGGGIVGALAGQVIPSSVEGMEFALVALFVVLAMDSFRNNQDLSLPLSAAALGILAAFITPGQLLMVSLSAYFLLLIIRYLSPRADNALTWRLQPLPSTTVEEDN, encoded by the coding sequence ATGCGCGAGGAAATCCACAAGGGCATTAAAGACACGTGGGCGGTGGCTCTCGGGCTAATTCCATTGGGCTTGGCTTTTGGCCTCCTGATGGTGCAATCCGGCTTTAGCTGGTGGTGGACGCCCATATTTTCCATCGTTATCTACGCCGGCTCTATGGAGTTTCTCGCCATCTCCATGGTTACCGGCGGTGTTTCCGCGCTGTCCTCGCTCCTTACCGGGKTTATGGTGAATTTCCGCCATATCTTCTATGGGCTAACATTCCCCCGCAAACGGATTAATTCCCCCGTGGGCAAGGCCTATTCCACCTATGCCCTCACGGATGAAACGTATGCCATCGTCTCGGCGCTCCCGCGCGAGGAGCGGCCTACCGGCACCCGCATTTTGAGCATACAAATCTTTTGCCAAATTCTGTGGGTAGGCGGCGGCATCGTTGGCGCGCTCGCCGGCCAGGTAATCCCCTCTTCCGTCGAGGGAATGGAATTCGCCCTCGTCGCCCTATTCGTTGTCTTGGCGATGGACTCCTTCCGCAACAATCAGGATCTGTCCCTACCGCTATCGGCCGCGGCCTTGGGCATCCTCGCCGCTTTCATCACCCCGGGGCAGCTGCTGATGGTCTCCCTGAGCGCCTATTTCTTGTTGCTCATCATTCGCTACCTGTCACCGCGCGCGGATAACGCGCTTACCTGGCGGCTGCAGCCCCTTCCCTCCACGACCGTGGAGGAGGATAACTAA
- a CDS encoding YqgE/AlgH family protein: protein MFADRLFNALERNDPAPGQLLVSAPGMLSPEFARSVILLVEHNDMMTFGVDLTKRSEVAIFNVLPEWMPVVAKPQALYIGGPLNQQSVVGLAQTKQGVDPDKEEQLNRLAPRLAHVDLRSNPEDIEPLVTGIRMFAGYAEWGPGQLEEEIEAGEWFVAPALAQDVVAPGPADLWADVMKRQPMPLPLYSTYPVNVDDN, encoded by the coding sequence ATGTTTGCCGATAGATTATTTAATGCCCTCGAGCGCAACGATCCCGCCCCTGGGCAATTACTCGTGTCCGCACCAGGGATGTTGTCCCCGGAATTCGCCCGCTCCGTCATCTTATTGGTCGAGCACAATGACATGATGACCTTTGGCGTGGACCTTACCAAGCGCTCAGAGGTGGCCATTTTTAATGTGCTCCCAGAATGGATGCCCGTCGTTGCTAAACCGCAGGCGCTGTATATCGGTGGTCCGCTCAACCAGCAATCCGTCGTGGGCCTGGCGCAGACCAAGCAAGGCGTGGACCCAGATAAAGAAGAACAGCTCAACCGCCTCGCACCGCGCCTAGCGCACGTGGATCTGCGCTCCAACCCAGAAGATATCGAGCCGCTGGTGACCGGCATTCGAATGTTTGCCGGTTACGCCGAGTGGGGTCCCGGGCAGCTGGAGGAAGAAATCGAGGCCGGCGAATGGTTCGTGGCGCCCGCCCTAGCGCAGGACGTGGTGGCCCCAGGCCCGGCCGATTTGTGGGCCGATGTCATGAAACGCCAGCCTATGCCCCTGCCGCTGTATTCCACCTATCCCGTGAATGTGGATGATAATTAA
- a CDS encoding CCA tRNA nucleotidyltransferase, with amino-acid sequence MNFQDTQLIGVLARAESTVNSLSGLLSGLVDKFSARGHALYLVGGSVRDALLGRLGNDLDFTTPARPEVVKEILDEWAETVWDTGIAYGTVSAVYKGQQIEITTFRSDSYDGQSRNPEVIYGDSLEGDLVRRDFKVNAMAIELLADATFEFHDPLGGLHDVANKVLDTPDKPEISFHDDPLRMLRAARFASQLEFHVADRVVAAMRDMAAEIQRITVERVQVELDKLMCGKAPWDGIDLLVNTGIADYIFPEIPALRMTTDEHAQHKDVYAHSLKVLRQAMDQEEDGPDLVLRWAALLHDIGKPDTFDNTDGKVSFHHHEVVGAKLTRKRLRKLKYPKATTEDIGQLVYLHMRFHGFGENQWTDSAVRRYVNDAGDLLPRLHKLVRADCTTRNAKKARRLQRTYDQLEERIEEIGRKEDLARVRPDLDGNEIMEILGLSPGPEVGQAWSYLKEMRLEYGPLEREEAIAKLRQWWESKQ; translated from the coding sequence GTGAATTTTCAGGACACTCAGTTAATCGGCGTTCTTGCGCGCGCGGAGTCTACCGTGAACTCGCTCAGTGGCTTATTGAGCGGGCTGGTAGACAAATTCAGCGCGCGCGGGCATGCCCTCTACCTCGTGGGCGGCTCGGTGCGCGATGCCCTCCTCGGCCGCTTGGGCAATGATCTGGACTTCACTACCCCAGCGCGCCCGGAGGTGGTCAAGGAAATCCTGGATGAGTGGGCCGAAACGGTGTGGGATACCGGCATCGCCTATGGCACTGTGTCCGCCGTGTACAAGGGCCAGCAGATTGAAATCACCACCTTCCGCTCCGATTCCTATGATGGGCAGTCCCGCAACCCCGAGGTCATCTACGGCGATAGCCTGGAGGGCGATCTGGTGCGGCGCGATTTCAAGGTCAACGCGATGGCCATTGAGCTGCTTGCCGATGCCACCTTTGAGTTCCACGATCCCCTTGGCGGCCTCCACGATGTGGCCAATAAGGTGCTCGATACCCCGGATAAACCGGAAATCTCCTTCCACGATGATCCGCTGCGGATGCTGCGCGCTGCGCGCTTTGCGTCCCAATTGGAGTTTCACGTGGCAGACCGCGTGGTAGCCGCCATGCGCGATATGGCGGCAGAGATTCAGCGCATCACGGTAGAGCGCGTCCAAGTGGAGCTGGATAAGCTCATGTGCGGCAAAGCCCCGTGGGATGGCATCGATCTGCTGGTCAATACCGGGATTGCGGATTACATCTTCCCGGAGATCCCCGCCCTGCGCATGACCACGGACGAGCACGCCCAGCACAAGGATGTTTACGCGCACTCGCTGAAGGTGCTGCGCCAAGCCATGGATCAAGAAGAGGACGGTCCCGACTTGGTATTGCGGTGGGCCGCATTGCTGCATGACATCGGCAAGCCCGATACCTTCGATAACACCGACGGCAAGGTTTCTTTCCACCACCACGAGGTGGTGGGCGCCAAGTTGACGCGCAAGCGCCTGCGGAAGCTGAAATACCCCAAGGCCACGACGGAAGATATTGGCCAGTTGGTCTACTTGCACATGCGTTTCCACGGTTTTGGGGAAAATCAATGGACCGATTCTGCCGTGCGGCGCTACGTCAACGATGCCGGTGACCTCCTCCCCCGCCTGCACAAGCTGGTGCGCGCCGATTGCACTACCCGCAATGCCAAGAAGGCGCGGCGTTTGCAGCGCACCTATGACCAATTGGAGGAGCGAATCGAGGAGATTGGCCGTAAGGAAGACCTCGCGCGGGTGCGTCCGGATCTCGATGGCAACGAGATCATGGAGATCCTAGGCCTCTCCCCTGGCCCCGAAGTGGGACAGGCGTGGTCCTATTTGAAGGAAATGCGCCTGGAGTACGGCCCCCTCGAGCGGGAAGAAGCTATTGCGAAGTTGCGCCAGTGGTGGGAGTCTAAACAGTGA
- a CDS encoding bile acid:sodium symporter family protein encodes MLHRLKKPDPLIVLILTAVAIAIIAPARGTFADVFGSLTNVAIALLFFLYGARLSTQEALNGLKHWRLHITILAFTFVIYPLIGLALRPLTEFITDDMYMGILFLTLVPSTVQSSVAFTSIAKGNVSGAIVSASTSNLAGVFITPVLVMVLMGTGSGLHIDTSVFGEISLLLLAPFILGQLTRRWIADFAQSKATKVVDRGSIAMVVYSAFSKGVVDGIWSSISIWEIVFLVVFAAAFVIFMLWLTRFISGKLGFSRADIIAIQFCGSKKSLATGLPMASVIFASGSTSLGLLILPLMIYHQVQLMICSVLASRYAQEDEEQLH; translated from the coding sequence ATGCTGCACAGACTTAAAAAGCCGGATCCGCTCATCGTCCTCATCCTTACGGCCGTCGCAATCGCGATCATTGCACCGGCCCGCGGCACCTTCGCTGACGTCTTTGGCAGCCTGACGAATGTGGCGATCGCGCTGTTGTTTTTTCTCTACGGCGCGCGGCTATCCACCCAAGAAGCTCTAAACGGGCTTAAGCACTGGCGGCTCCACATCACGATTCTTGCTTTCACGTTCGTGATTTATCCCCTCATCGGTCTGGCCCTGCGGCCCCTTACCGAGTTCATCACTGACGATATGTACATGGGGATCCTATTCCTTACGCTGGTCCCGTCCACCGTGCAGTCTTCCGTGGCTTTTACTTCCATTGCCAAGGGCAACGTATCTGGAGCAATTGTCTCCGCCTCAACCTCTAACTTGGCCGGCGTCTTCATCACGCCTGTCCTGGTCATGGTGCTCATGGGTACCGGTTCCGGCCTACATATCGATACCTCCGTCTTTGGGGAAATCTCCCTCTTGCTTCTCGCGCCATTCATATTGGGCCAATTAACCCGGCGCTGGATTGCGGACTTCGCTCAGAGCAAGGCCACAAAGGTGGTCGACCGCGGCTCCATTGCCATGGTGGTCTATTCCGCATTTTCTAAGGGCGTGGTCGATGGAATCTGGTCCTCCATCTCTATCTGGGAGATCGTGTTCCTCGTGGTTTTCGCCGCAGCCTTCGTCATTTTCATGTTGTGGCTGACGCGGTTTATCTCCGGGAAGCTAGGATTTTCTCGTGCCGATATCATCGCGATCCAGTTCTGTGGCTCTAAGAAGTCTTTGGCTACCGGCCTTCCCATGGCCTCGGTCATCTTTGCCTCAGGGTCGACATCGCTCGGGCTATTGATCCTCCCGCTCATGATTTACCACCAGGTGCAGCTGATGATCTGTTCTGTGTTGGCCTCCCGGTACGCACAGGAGGACGAGGAGCAACTACACTAA